One segment of Fusobacteria bacterium ZRK30 DNA contains the following:
- a CDS encoding HD-GYP domain-containing protein, whose translation MKINLKEPLKIVGCYIFFSVLWVLFSDEILHQIKQGTDLYKSLQTYKGLFFIFLTSILLFKLIQNSYSKIQTLDSQLQNSLLELKYNQVEISHMNNTIDRLFNISLKMLGPNKYSEKIFIKKIFRIASKLVSSSDLGSAFVVREGKVKFIDSIGFNLDELNEMPADINLYRFSSESIIVNRNCEKEIKKKLKNKNSLLKDVKESIYIGIYTDKNIIGGFSLDISKSSNKFFTDKTIYKIQMIQKLSNEFYKLKKVNDYRFEVQNDVVQSFITALEFHDHYTKGHSEEVALYSVKIGNLLDLDDKQLEDLYWAAVMHDIGKIIIPTTILNKRERLSSSEFEIIKKHSVIGSNIVSQSDTLKDISKYILHHHERWDGMGYPKGLKGDEIPFISQIISVADSWHAMTSDRPYKKKLSYDEGIEELIRNRGIQFSPVVIDVFMGNIDYFIG comes from the coding sequence ACAGATTTATATAAATCCCTTCAAACCTATAAAGGGTTATTTTTCATCTTTCTAACCTCAATTTTATTATTTAAATTGATTCAAAACAGTTATTCTAAAATACAAACCTTAGACAGCCAGCTTCAAAATAGTCTCTTAGAGTTAAAGTATAACCAAGTAGAGATAAGTCATATGAACAATACCATAGATAGACTATTTAATATTTCTTTAAAGATGCTTGGTCCGAATAAGTATAGCGAAAAAATATTTATAAAAAAAATATTTAGGATTGCTTCAAAGTTAGTCTCAAGTAGTGACCTTGGGAGTGCTTTTGTTGTCAGAGAAGGGAAGGTAAAATTTATAGACTCTATAGGATTTAATCTGGATGAATTAAATGAAATGCCCGCAGATATAAATCTTTATCGCTTCTCCTCAGAAAGTATAATCGTTAATAGAAACTGTGAAAAAGAAATTAAAAAGAAACTAAAGAATAAAAATTCCTTATTAAAAGATGTGAAAGAATCTATATATATAGGGATATATACCGATAAAAATATTATCGGAGGTTTTAGCTTGGATATAAGTAAGAGTTCTAATAAATTTTTTACAGATAAAACCATCTATAAAATTCAAATGATTCAAAAACTTTCCAATGAGTTTTATAAACTAAAAAAGGTTAATGATTATAGATTTGAAGTACAAAATGATGTTGTCCAGTCTTTTATAACAGCCTTGGAATTTCACGACCACTATACAAAAGGACATTCAGAGGAAGTGGCATTATACAGTGTTAAAATTGGTAATTTACTGGATTTAGATGACAAACAGCTAGAGGATCTGTATTGGGCTGCAGTTATGCATGATATTGGTAAGATAATAATACCTACTACTATCCTAAATAAAAGGGAAAGACTGAGCAGCTCGGAATTTGAAATTATAAAAAAACACTCTGTAATAGGCAGTAATATAGTATCACAGAGTGATACATTAAAAGATATCTCTAAATATATCTTGCATCATCATGAACGTTGGGACGGAATGGGATATCCTAAAGGACTCAAGGGAGATGAGATACCTTTCATATCCCAAATTATATCTGTGGCAGACTCCTGGCATGCCATGACTTCGGACAGACCATATAAAAAAAAGTTATCTTATGATGAAGGAATAGAGGAGCTTATAAGAAACAGGGGCATACAGTTCTCTCCTGTAGTTATAGATGTATTTATGGGAAATATAGATTATTTTATTGGTTAG